The following are from one region of the Sandaracinus amylolyticus genome:
- the mltG gene encoding endolytic transglycosylase MltG: MSAKRAARSPRRGSRAGRASEPRALRVASVALLVLVGLAVAAIAAILIVYPKQRASGTGRATEITIASGERFGDLTARLASAGVIERPWIFAIYARLVGADEHLRAGTVVLTDDMSPREVVQRIAHGFGTASVEVLVPEGFHRYDLAARLDRWGVCSRDAFLEATEDRALLDELEIPGPTAEGYLFPDTYELAEGMSAHDVVRRMVTNHRRRTTPVLRELASGLATLERDLRWSPHEAIVLASIVEREAVAREEQPIIAGVFLNRLRDPTFVPHRLDADPTVSYGCLAFPDLAPSCAGFRGRISRAMTHDPANPYNTYRREQLPPGPISNPGLDALRAVLAPARHDYLFFVARGGGRHAFSRTLGEHSRTTARVRDAQDE; the protein is encoded by the coding sequence GTGAGCGCGAAGCGAGCCGCACGCAGCCCGCGGCGCGGGTCACGGGCAGGGCGAGCGTCCGAGCCGCGCGCGCTCCGCGTCGCCTCGGTCGCGCTGCTCGTCCTGGTGGGCCTCGCGGTCGCGGCGATCGCGGCGATCCTGATCGTCTATCCGAAGCAGCGCGCCTCGGGCACCGGGCGCGCGACCGAGATCACGATCGCCTCGGGCGAGCGCTTCGGCGATCTCACCGCGCGCCTCGCGAGCGCGGGGGTGATCGAGCGCCCGTGGATCTTCGCGATCTACGCCCGCCTCGTCGGCGCGGACGAGCACCTCCGCGCCGGCACGGTGGTGCTCACCGACGACATGAGCCCGCGCGAGGTCGTGCAGCGCATCGCGCACGGCTTCGGCACCGCGTCGGTCGAAGTGCTCGTGCCCGAGGGCTTCCACCGCTACGACCTCGCCGCGCGCCTCGATCGCTGGGGCGTGTGCTCGCGCGATGCGTTCCTCGAGGCGACCGAGGACCGCGCGCTGCTCGACGAGCTCGAGATCCCCGGGCCGACCGCCGAGGGTTATCTCTTCCCCGACACCTACGAGCTCGCCGAGGGCATGAGCGCGCACGACGTCGTACGGCGCATGGTCACGAACCATCGACGCCGCACCACGCCGGTGCTGCGCGAGCTCGCGTCGGGGCTCGCCACGCTCGAGCGCGATCTGCGCTGGAGCCCGCACGAGGCGATCGTGCTCGCGTCGATCGTCGAGCGCGAGGCGGTTGCGCGCGAGGAGCAGCCGATCATCGCGGGCGTGTTCCTCAATCGCCTTCGCGATCCCACGTTCGTGCCGCATCGGCTCGACGCGGATCCGACCGTCTCGTACGGCTGTCTCGCGTTCCCCGATCTCGCGCCCTCGTGCGCGGGGTTCCGCGGTCGCATCAGCCGCGCGATGACCCACGATCCCGCGAACCCGTACAACACGTACCGCCGCGAGCAGCTCCCGCCGGGGCCGATCAGCAACCCCGGGCTCGATGCGCTGCGCGCGGTGCTCGCGCCGGCGCGCCACGACTATCTGTTCTTCGTCGCGCGCGGTGGAGGACGTCACGCGTTCAGCCGCACGCTCGGTGAGCACAGCCGCACGACCGCGCGGGTGCGCGACGCGCAGGACGAGTGA